From one Musa acuminata AAA Group cultivar baxijiao chromosome BXJ2-6, Cavendish_Baxijiao_AAA, whole genome shotgun sequence genomic stretch:
- the LOC135615600 gene encoding tubulin alpha-3 chain-like — translation MREIISIHIGQAGIQVGNACWELYCLEHGIQPDGIMPSDTSVGVAQDAFNTFFSETSAGKHVPRAIFVDLEPTVIDEVRTGTYRQLFHPEQLISGKEDAANNFARGHYTVGKEIVDLCLDRVRKLADNCTGLQGFLVFSAVGGGTGSGLGSLLLERLSVDYGKKSKLGFTIYPSPQVSTAVVEPYNSVLSTHSLLEHTDVAVLLDNEAIYDICRRSLDIERPTYTNLNRLISQIISSLTTSLRFDGAINVDVTEFQTNLVPYPRIHFMLSSYAPVISAEKAYHEQLSVPEITNAVFEPSSMMAKCDPRHGKYMACCLMYRGDVVPKDVNAAVATIKTKRTVQFVDWCPTGFKCGINYQPPTVVPGGDLAKVQRAVCMISNNTAVAEVFSRIDHKFDLMYAKRAFVHWYVGEGMEEGEFSEAREDLAALEKDYEEVGAEGADDEDEPEDY, via the exons TGATACTTCGGTAGGAGTTGCACAAGATGCTTTCAATACCTTCTTCAGTGAGACCAGTGCCGGCAAGCATGTCCCAAGAGCCATCTTTGTGGATCTGGAGCCCACCGTCATCGATGAAGTGAGAACTGGGACTTATCGCCAGCTCTTCCACCCAGAGCAGCTCATCTCTGGGAAGGAGGATGCCGCGAATAACTTTGCTCGGGGGCACTATACAG TCGGGAAGGAAATTGTTGATCTCTGCCTTGATCGGGTTAGGAAACTGGCAGACAACTGCACTGGCTTGCAAGGGTTTTTGGTTTTCAGTGCTGTTGGTGGTGGAACTGGATCTGGTTTGGGTTCCTTGCTGCTAGAACGGTTGTCTGTGGATTATGGAAAGAAGTCAAAGCTAGGCTTCACCATATATCCTTCACCTCAG GTCTCTACAGCAGTTGTGGAGCCATATAACAGTGTGCTTTCCACCCATTCGTTGTTGGAACACACAGATGTTGCAGTTCTTTTAGACAATGAAGCCATTTATGATATCTGCAGGAGATCTTTAGATATTGAAAGGCCAACCTATACCAACTTGAACCGGTTGATATCTCAAATCATATCCTCTTTAACCACTTCTCTGAGATTTGATGGAGCTATCAATGTAGATGTTACTGAGTTCCAGACCAATCTAGTACCTTATCCTAGAATTCATTTTATGCTCTCCTCTTATGCACCTGTTATTTCTGCTGAGAAAGCATACCATGAGCAGCTCTCTGTACCTGAAATTACAAATGCCGTTTTTGAGCCATCAAGCATGATGGCAAAATGTGACCCGAGGCATGGGAAATATATGGCTTGTTGTCTGATGTACCGTGGGGATGTTGTTCCCAAGGATGTGAATGCTGCTGTTGCAACCATCAAAACAAAGAGAACTGTGCAATTTGTTGACTG GTGCCCTACTGGTTTCAAGTGCGGAATCAACTATCAGCCACCTACAGTGGTCCCTGGTGGTGATTTGGCCAAGGTGCAGCGTGCTGTATGCATGATCAGCAACAATACTGCTGTTGCTGAGGTGTTCTCACGAATCGACCATAAATTCGATCTGATGTATGCAAAGCGTGCATTCGTCCATTGGTATGTTGGTGAGGGGATGGAAGAAGGTGAGTTCTCAGAGGCTCGGGAGGACTTGGCTGCTCTTGAAAAGGACTACGAGGAGGTCGGAGCAGAGGGTGCAGATGATGAAGATGAACCAGAAGACTATTAG